The sequence below is a genomic window from Thermoflavifilum sp..
TTTGCGGCTGTGTACGGGCGATTATGTGTTGTTTTTAAATGCAGGTGATTATTTGTATGATGATCATACCATTGCGCATGTTTTTGCTGCCTGTGATCAGGCCGATGTGTATTATGGCGAGGCCATGTTTGTCGATGCGCTGGGCCGGCCCGTGGGCTTACGGTCGGAGGTAACGCCCCATCGATTGCCGGCCAGGCTCAGCTGGAAGGATTTAAAATACGGCATGGTGGTTTCCCATCAGGCCTTCATCGTACGTCGTGCATTAGCCGCTTCGTTCGATACGCGCTACCGTATCTGTGCCGATATCGACTGGATGATTACCTGTCTGAAACAAAGCCAGCATATCTGTTATACCGGCCAGATCATCAGTTGTTTTCGTATGGGCGGAATATCCAAGCAGCATCAACTTAAAGCCTGGAAAGAACGATACCGGATACTTCAGCAGCATTATGGTGCCATACCAAACTTTTTTCATCATCTGTGGATAGCCATCCGTTATCTGCTTTCAGGCAGGAGATATTAAACAGTTTTTCATCTACCGGCCATATCTTCTCTATCGGTTGCCTGAATGCGACCGCCTACAGCATAATGCTGCTTCCAGTAAGGCTCATCCAGATTGCTGATGATGACACCGTTGCTTGTTGAAGCCTGAACAAAATAGCGGTTTTGTAGATATACGCCTACGTGATTGATATGTTTGCCTCGACCTGTATGAAAAAATACGAGATCGCCTTCCCGTAAGTCGGCCTGATTGCGGATGAGGTCCATAATCCGATAAAGGCCTAATGCCGTTCGATCAAGACGAATATGATAGACCTCATCATAAAGTCGTTGAACAAAAGCCGAGCAATCGATACCCTGTTCGTCATCACCCCCATATTTGTAAGGAGTGCCCAGCCAGTTATCAATAAATTGATAGAGTGCCAGGTTGCGAATCAGGGCTGGAGACACCTGCAATAAGCGCGCATATTTTTGTTGCAACCCTGTAGCCGTTAAGGGAGAAGTATAGGTTCGATCTTCACCATCATCTGTTCGATGATTGGACGATGAAGCCGTTGAGCCTCTTTGTTCTGGATACAGGTGAATATCATCAATGAATTGCAGAGAAGCTGTGGAACTCCTCCTTTGCTGAGTCGAACTTCGTTTTTCGGCATGAGAAACAGAATGTGAAACAGAGCAGCCTATCAAACAACAGGCCACCGAAGCCACAAAAAAAACATATAGCTCTTTTGAACAATTCATTTTCTTACCTGGAGTGCTTTCTGCTACAAATATAAACAACCTTGATTTATGAATCTTTGATATTCAATCCCGATTATATATCGCTCGATACGTTTTGATTATTGCCGATGAAGTAGGATTTTTGTATAACGGGATTGGAATTTCTTTCACACAGGTCAAGTATTTGAATTATGCCTCGATTTTCGCATTTGCATGTACATACGCAATACTCTTTGCTGGACGGTGCTTCAGCCATATCGCAATTATATCAGAAAGCCATTGCAGACCAGATGCCGGCCCTTGCCATCACCGATCACGGCAACATGTTTGGTGTATTTCAGTTTGTGGCTGAAGCCTATCAGCATAAGTTGCATCCCGATGATCCACAGGATCGACGGCTGAAGGTAAAGCCCATCGTAGGTTGTGAGTTTTATATTGTTGAAGATCGTTTCAAACGTCAGTTTACGCGTGAAGAACGTGATCAACGTTATCATCAGGTGTTACTGGCTAAAAATGAGCAGGGCTATCGCAACCTGGTGAAATTGTGTTCACTCGGGTATATTGAAGGTTTATACGGAAAATATCCGCGCATCGATAAATCATTAATTCAGCAATATCACGAAGGCCTCATTGCAACCACCTGCTGCCTGGCGGCTTCCGTGCCTCGCATGATTTTGAAAAAAAGTGAAGAGGAAGCCGAACAGGAATTTCGTTGGTGGCTGGATATTTTTGGCACAGATTATTACATCGAGTTGCAACGGCATGGCATTCCCGAACAGGATCGGGTAAATGCCATCTTATTAAAATGGGCAAAAAAATATCAGGTAAAAACCATTGCCACCAACGACGCTCATTATGTGGATCAAAGTGATTACAATGCACACGACATTTTACTTTGCATCAATACAGGTGAGAAGAAAAGTACACCGGCGATTAAAGAATTTGCAGATGATGACATCGTGGTGCGTAACAAACGATTTGCATTTTACAATGATCAGTTTTATTTGAAAACAACAGAAGAAATGAATCGGCTTTTTGCCGATGTACCAGAGGCTATAGACAATACCAATGAAATTGTGGATAAGGTGGAGTTGCTGGATTTAAAGCGACAGATTTTATTGCCGCATTTCCCGCTGCCATCGGGCTTTCTCACACAGGATCAATACCTCAGGCATCTTACCTATGAAGGGGCACGTAAGCGTTATACCCAGCTCACACCGGAGATTGAGCAGCGGATTAATTTTGAATTAGAGACGATCGAAAAGATGGGCTTTGCTGGATATTTTTTGATCGTTGCTGATTTTATCAAAGCCGCGCGTGATTTAGGTGTATTTGTAGGGCCAGGGCGTGGATCGGCGGCAGGCTCCGTAGTAGCCTATTGTATTGGCATTACCAATATTGATCCGATTAAATACAATTTGCTGTTTGAACGTTTTCTGAATCCCGATCGCAAAAGCATGCCCGATATTGATACAGATTTTGATGATGAAGGCAGGCAGAAAGTGATTGATTATGTGGTAAAGAAATATGGTCGGAATCAGGTGGCACAGATTATAACTTACGGCACCATGGCTGCACGGATGAGCATCAAAGATGTGGCGCGTGTGCTCGACCTGCCTTTGCCTGAAGCCAATGCACTGGTGCGTATGGTACCCGAGCGACCGGGCATAAGCCTGAAACGCCTGTTACAGGCTCCTATCGAAGGCCCCGATGGATTGATTGAAAAAGAAGGGTTGCGTCCGCAAGAAGTTGATGCGGTTAAACAATTGCGTGAAATAGCTACAGGCAACGATTTGCGTGCATCTGTACTTAAAGAAGCAGCAATTCTGGAAGGTTCTATACGCAATACCGGTATCCATGCAGCCGGTATTATCATCGCACCTACCGACCTTACCGAATTGATTCCTGTTTGTACTTCAAAAGAAACGGATTTACTCATCACTCAGTATGAAGGAAGTATAATTGAAAATGCAGGCGTCATTAAGATGGATTTTCTGGGTTTGAAAACCCTGAGCATCATCAAACAAACTCTTGAGATGATTAAAAAAAATCATCATCAAGAAATTGATATCGATAACATTCCGCTTGATGATCCGCAAACTTATGCTCTCTATCAAAAAGGAGAAACCAATGGCACTTTTCAGTTTGAAAGTCCAGGCATGCAAAAATATTTGCGTGAACTGAAGCCTGATAAGTTTGATGATTTAATTGCGATGAATGCATTATATCGTCCCGGGCCACTGGAATATATTCCTGATTTCATTCGACGCAAGTTAGGACTGGAGCCGGTTACTTATGATCTTCCTGAAATGGAAGAATATCTGAAAGAAACCTATGGCATTACCGTTTATCAGGAACAGGTGATGTTGCTTTCACAAAAACTGGCGGGTTTCTCCAAGGGTGATGCGGATACGTTGCGCAAAGCCATGGGCAAGAAACAGAAGGCTGTGCTCGATAAGATGAAGACCAAATTTATAGAAGGTTGTCAACGTAATGGCCATGATTTAAAAATATGTGAAAAAATCTGGGGCGATTGGGAAGCGTTTGCATCATATGCCTTCAACAAATCACACGCAACCTGTTATGCATTTGTTGCTTTTCAAACCGCTTACCTGAAAGCCCACTATCCGGCTGAATATATGGCCTCGGTGCTTAATCATGCCAGTAGTATCGATAAGATTACCTTCTTCATGGAAGAATGCAAACGCATGGGTTTGCGCGTTTTAGGCCCTGATATCAATGAGTCGGATAAAGGATTTGCCGTGAATGCAAAAGGAGAGATACGGTTTGGACTGGCTGGCATCAAGGGTGTGGGCGAGGCTGTTGTGGAGGCTATTCTGCAGGAACGCCAGACGCATGGAGCCTTTCGTTCAGTATTTGATCTGGTGAAACGGGTGGGCACGCGGCATGTGAATCGCAAAGCACTGGAATGCCTGGCTATGTCAGGAGCTTTCGATTGTTTCCAGGATATGCATCGTGCACAGTATTTTTATAAATCAGACCGTGATCAAACAACCGGACTTGAAAAAATCATAAAATATGCTTCTCAGCATCAGGCTACAACCATTCAACAATCCGCTTCCTTATTCGGGGAACAGATTGTGGATGAATCGCCCGAACCTCAACTGCCCGATTGTCAACCATGGTCGTTAATCGAACAACTGGAAAAGGAAAAAGAGGTAATCGGCATTTATATTTCCGGTCATCCACTTGATCATTATCGATTTGAGCTCACGCATTATCCCATCACTCCGATAGAAGAATTGAATCAGTTTATCCATCAACTCAACGAACAGCCCGGTGGCAATGGCAAGGAAACCAATTTCAGGATAGCTGGCTTTATTGCTGAAGCAGCTCATCGCACCAGCAAAAAAGGAAATAAATTTGGTTCACTGGTCCTGGAAGATTATTCCGCAAAAACGGAAATTGTATTGTTGGGCGATGATTATGTGAAATTCAAAGCTTTTCTTGAACCGGGCCTCTGTGTGTACATCCAGGGAGTAGTGAAAACACGCTATAATGGAAATTATGAGTTTTTTGTGCAACAGATCTGTTTGCTGGAAGAAATAAAACGTAAGCTTACCAAAAGTTTAACACTTTACCTTTCACCAGCCGAGATTAATGAACAAATGATTACATTTTTCCACCGTCATGTACAGAGTTATCCTGGTAAGATTCCGTTGTTTATTCAAATTGAAGATAAGTTGCATACAGCTAAGGTTAAATTGCATGCCAACCAGCATATTGAGATGAATGATGAATTGATTCAATTCCTTGAACAGGCAAAAATTGACGCTCAGGTCACAATTCACAACGGTTAAGTACGGGACAAATTCGTAAATTGCACTATCTTAAAAAAATATAAATTATGGCTTTAGAACTCACAGATGCTAATTTTAAAGAAGAAGTGCTGCAATCA
It includes:
- a CDS encoding NlpC/P60 family protein; its protein translation is MNCSKELYVFFVASVACCLIGCSVSHSVSHAEKRSSTQQRRSSTASLQFIDDIHLYPEQRGSTASSSNHRTDDGEDRTYTSPLTATGLQQKYARLLQVSPALIRNLALYQFIDNWLGTPYKYGGDDEQGIDCSAFVQRLYDEVYHIRLDRTALGLYRIMDLIRNQADLREGDLVFFHTGRGKHINHVGVYLQNRYFVQASTSNGVIISNLDEPYWKQHYAVGGRIQATDREDMAGR
- a CDS encoding glycosyltransferase family 2 protein, whose amino-acid sequence is MASFPPPTLSIITVCYQAGSQIEPTIQSVMRQTYPHIEYIVVDGGSTDETLSLIQKYAASITRWISEKDDGLYDAMNKGLRLCTGDYVLFLNAGDYLYDDHTIAHVFAACDQADVYYGEAMFVDALGRPVGLRSEVTPHRLPARLSWKDLKYGMVVSHQAFIVRRALAASFDTRYRICADIDWMITCLKQSQHICYTGQIISCFRMGGISKQHQLKAWKERYRILQQHYGAIPNFFHHLWIAIRYLLSGRRY
- the dnaE gene encoding DNA polymerase III subunit alpha translates to MPRFSHLHVHTQYSLLDGASAISQLYQKAIADQMPALAITDHGNMFGVFQFVAEAYQHKLHPDDPQDRRLKVKPIVGCEFYIVEDRFKRQFTREERDQRYHQVLLAKNEQGYRNLVKLCSLGYIEGLYGKYPRIDKSLIQQYHEGLIATTCCLAASVPRMILKKSEEEAEQEFRWWLDIFGTDYYIELQRHGIPEQDRVNAILLKWAKKYQVKTIATNDAHYVDQSDYNAHDILLCINTGEKKSTPAIKEFADDDIVVRNKRFAFYNDQFYLKTTEEMNRLFADVPEAIDNTNEIVDKVELLDLKRQILLPHFPLPSGFLTQDQYLRHLTYEGARKRYTQLTPEIEQRINFELETIEKMGFAGYFLIVADFIKAARDLGVFVGPGRGSAAGSVVAYCIGITNIDPIKYNLLFERFLNPDRKSMPDIDTDFDDEGRQKVIDYVVKKYGRNQVAQIITYGTMAARMSIKDVARVLDLPLPEANALVRMVPERPGISLKRLLQAPIEGPDGLIEKEGLRPQEVDAVKQLREIATGNDLRASVLKEAAILEGSIRNTGIHAAGIIIAPTDLTELIPVCTSKETDLLITQYEGSIIENAGVIKMDFLGLKTLSIIKQTLEMIKKNHHQEIDIDNIPLDDPQTYALYQKGETNGTFQFESPGMQKYLRELKPDKFDDLIAMNALYRPGPLEYIPDFIRRKLGLEPVTYDLPEMEEYLKETYGITVYQEQVMLLSQKLAGFSKGDADTLRKAMGKKQKAVLDKMKTKFIEGCQRNGHDLKICEKIWGDWEAFASYAFNKSHATCYAFVAFQTAYLKAHYPAEYMASVLNHASSIDKITFFMEECKRMGLRVLGPDINESDKGFAVNAKGEIRFGLAGIKGVGEAVVEAILQERQTHGAFRSVFDLVKRVGTRHVNRKALECLAMSGAFDCFQDMHRAQYFYKSDRDQTTGLEKIIKYASQHQATTIQQSASLFGEQIVDESPEPQLPDCQPWSLIEQLEKEKEVIGIYISGHPLDHYRFELTHYPITPIEELNQFIHQLNEQPGGNGKETNFRIAGFIAEAAHRTSKKGNKFGSLVLEDYSAKTEIVLLGDDYVKFKAFLEPGLCVYIQGVVKTRYNGNYEFFVQQICLLEEIKRKLTKSLTLYLSPAEINEQMITFFHRHVQSYPGKIPLFIQIEDKLHTAKVKLHANQHIEMNDELIQFLEQAKIDAQVTIHNG